A single Oryctolagus cuniculus chromosome 18, mOryCun1.1, whole genome shotgun sequence DNA region contains:
- the USF2 gene encoding upstream stimulatory factor 2, with product MDMLDPGLDPAASATAAAAASHDKGPEAEEGVELQEGGDGPGAEEQTAVAIASVQQAAFGDHNIQYQFRTENNGGQVTYRVVQVTDGQLDGQGDTAGAVSVVSTAAFAGGQQAVTQVGVDGAAQRPGPAAASVPPGPAAPFPLAVIQNPFSNGGSPAAEAVSGEARFAYFPASSVGDTTAVSVQTTEQSLQAGGQFYVMMTPQDVLQTGTQRTIAPRTHPYSPKIDGTRTPRDERRRAQHNEVERRRRDKINNWIVQLSKIIPDCNADNSKTGASKGGILSKACDYIRELRQTNQRMQETFKEAERLQMDNELLRQQIEELKNENALLRAQLQQHNLEIVGEGARQ from the exons atggACATGCTGGACCCGGGTCTGGATCCCGCTGCCTCGGccaccgctgccgccgccgccag TCACGACAAGGGACCCGAGGCAGAGGAAGGCGTCGAGCTGCAGGAAG GCGGGGACGGCCCTGGGGCGGAGGAGCAGACGGCGGTGGCCATCGCCAGCGTCCAGCAGGCGGCGTTCGGCGACCACAACATCCAGTACCAGTTCCGCACAGAGAATAATGGAGGACAG GTGACGTACCGCGTAGTCCAGGTGACTGATGGTCAGCTGGACGGCCAGGGAGACACGGCTGGTGCCGTCAGCGTCGTGTCCACCGCTGCCTTCGCGGGGGGGCAGCAGGCTGTGACCCAGGTGGGTGTGGACGGGGCCGCCCAGCGCCCCGGGCCCGCCGCTGCCTCTGTGCCTCCAGGTCCCGCAGCGCCCTTCCCTCTG GCTGTGATCCAGAACCCCTTCAGCAATGGCGGGAGCCCCGCAGCCGAGGCTGTCAGCGGCGAGGCGCGATTCGCCTACTTCCCGGCCTCCAGCGTGGGAGACACCACGGCCGTGTCTGTGCAGACCACAGAGCAGAGCCTGCAGGCTGGAG GTCAGTTCTACGTCATGATGACGCCCCAGGACGTGCTGCAGACGGGAACGCAGAGGACGATCGCGCCCCGCACGCACCCCTACTCCCC AAAAATCGACGGAACCAGAACCCCCCGGGATGAGAGAAGGAGAGCGCAGCACAATGAAG TGGAGCGGAGGCGGAGGGACAAGATCAACAACTGGATCGTCCAGCTTTCGAAAATCATTCCAGATTGTAACGCAGACAACAGCAAGACAGGAGCG AGCAAAGGAGGGATCCTGTCGAAGGCCTGTGATTACATCCGGGAGCTGCGCCAGACCAACCAGCGCATGCAGGAGACGTTCAAGGAGGCCGAGCGGCTGCAGATGGACAATGAGCTCCTGCGGCAGCAG ATCGAGGAGCTGAAGAACGAGAACGCCCTGCTTCGAGCCCAGCTGCAGCAGCACAACCTGGAGATCGTGGGGGAGGGCGCCCGGCAGTGA
- the HAMP gene encoding hepcidin: MALSAQTQAACLLLLVLTGLTSGSVLQQQTQQLAARQPQDTTGAQTSLMPAAHSLSRRDTHFPICIFCCSCCRNSKCGICCKT; this comes from the exons ATGGCACTGAGCGCGCAGACTcaggctgcctgcctcctgctccttGTTCTCACTGGCCTGACCAGCGGCTCGGTTCTCCAGCAGCAG ACACAGCAGCTCGCAGCCCGCCAGCCGCAGGACACAACCGGAGCCCAGACCAGCTTGATG CCTGCTGCCCACAGCCTCAGCCGGCGAGACACCCACTTCCCCATCTGCATCTTCTGCTGCAGCTGCTGTAGGAATTCAAAATGTGGGATCTGCTGCAAGACCTAg
- the MAG gene encoding myelin-associated glycoprotein isoform X2 yields the protein MIFLTALPLFWIMISASRGGHWGAWMPSSISAFEGTCVSIPCRFDFPDELRPAVVHGVWYFNSPYPKNYPPVVFKSRTQVVHESFQGRSRLLGDLGLRNCTLLLSTLSPELGGKYYFRGDLGGYNQYTFSEHSVLDIINTPNIVVPPEVVAGTEVEVSCMVPDNCPELRPELSWLGHEGLGEPAVLGRLREDEGTWVQVSLLHFVPTREANGHRLGCQAAFPNTTLQFEGYASLDVKYPPVIVEMNSSVEAIEGSHVSLVCGADSNPLPLLTWMRDGTVLREAVAESLYLELEEVTPAEDGVYACLAENTYGQDNRTVELSVMYAPWKPTVNGTMVAVEGETVSILCSTQSNPDPILTIFKEKQILATVIYESELQLELPAVTPEDDGEYWCVAENQFGQRATAFNLSVEFAPVILLESHCAAARDTVQCLCVVKANPEPSVAFELPSRNVTVNETEREFVYSERSGLLLTSILTLRGQAQAPPRVICTSRNLYGTKSLELPFQGAHRLMWAKIGPVGAVVAFAILIAIVCYVTQTRRKKNVTESPSFSAGDNPPVLFSSDFRISGAPEKYESREVSTLESH from the exons ATGATATTCCTCACGGCGCTGCCCCTGTTTTGGATTATGATTTCAG CCTCCCGTGGGGGTCACTGGGGTGCCTGGATGCCCTCGTCCATCTCCGCCTTCGAGGGCACCTGTGTCTCCATCCCCTGCCGCTTCGACTTCCCCGATGAGCTGCGGCCCGCCGTGGTGCATGGCGTCTGGTACTTCAACAGCCCCTACCCCAAGAACTACCCGCCGGTGGTCTTCAAGTCCCGCACGCAAGTCGTCCACGAGAGCTTCCAGGGCCGCAGCCGCCTGCTGGGGGACCTGGGCCTGCGCAACTGCACCCTGCTCCTCAGCACCCTCAGCCCCGAGCTGGGCGGCAAGTACTACTTCCGCGGGGACCTGGGGGGCTACAACCAGTACACCTTCTCAGAGCACAGCGTGCTGGACATCATCA ACACCCCCAACATCGTCGTGCCCCCCGAGGTGGTGGCGGGCACGGAAGTGGAGGTGAGCTGCATGGTGCCGGACAACTGCCCAGAGctgcggccagagctgagctggctgGGCCACGAGGGCCTGGGGGAGCCGGCCGTGCTGGGGCGGCTGCGGGAAGACGAAGGCACCTGGGTCCAGGTGTCGCTGCTCCACTTCGTGCCCACCAGGGAGGCCAACGGCCACCGGCTGGGCTGCCAGGCCGCCTTCCCCAACACCACCCTGCAGTTCGAGGGCTACGCCAGCCTGGACGTCAAGT ACCCTCCTGTGATTGTGGAGATGAACTCCTCGGTGGAGGCCATCGAGGGCTCGCACGTCAGCCTGGTCTGTGGGGCGGACAGCAACCCGCTGCCGCTGCTCACCTGGATGCGGGACGGGACGGTGCTGCGGGAGGCGGTGGCCGAGAGCCTGTACTTGGAGCTGGAGGAGGTGACGCCGGCGGAGGACGGCGTCTACGCCTGCCTGGCAGAGAACACCTACGGCCAGGACAACCGCACCGTGGAGCTCAGCGTGATGT ATGCACCCTGGAAGCCGACAGTGAACGGGACGATGGTGGCCGTGGAGGGGGAGACGGTCTCCATCCTGTGCTCCACCCAGAGCAACCCAGACCCCATCCTGACCATCTTCAAGGAGAAGCAGATCCTGGCCACCGTCATCTACGAGAGcgagctgcagctggagctgccGGCGGTCACCCCCGAGGATGACGGCGAGTACTGGTGCGTGGCCGAGAACCAGTTCGGCCAGAGGGCCACCGCCTTCAACCTGTCCGTGGAGT TTGCCCCCGTGATCCTCCTGGAGTCGCACTGTGCTGCGGCCCGCGACACGGTGCAGTGCCTGTGCGTGGTTAAAGCCAACCCGGAGCCGTCCGTGGCCTTCGAGCTGCCCTCACGCAACGTGACCGTGAACGAGACGGAGCGGGAGTTCGTGTACTCGGAGCGCAGCGGCCTCCTGCTCACCAGCATCCTCACGCTGCGGGggcaggcccaggccccgccccgggtcATTTGCACCTCCAGGAACCTGTACGgcaccaagagcctggagctgccGTTCCAGGGAGCCC ACCGGCTGATGTGGGCCAAGATTGGGCCTGTGGGAGCCGTGGTCGCCTTTGCCATCTTAATCGCCATCGTCTGCTACGTCACCCAGACCCGCAGGAA GAAGAATGTGACGGAGAGCCCCAGCTTCTCGGCGGGGGACAACCCTCCCGTCCTGTTCAGCAGCGACTTCCGCATCTCTGGGGCCCCCGAGAAGTATGAG TCCAGAGAGGTCTCCACCCTGGAGAGTCACTAG
- the MAG gene encoding myelin-associated glycoprotein isoform X1 has product MIFLTALPLFWIMISASRGGHWGAWMPSSISAFEGTCVSIPCRFDFPDELRPAVVHGVWYFNSPYPKNYPPVVFKSRTQVVHESFQGRSRLLGDLGLRNCTLLLSTLSPELGGKYYFRGDLGGYNQYTFSEHSVLDIINTPNIVVPPEVVAGTEVEVSCMVPDNCPELRPELSWLGHEGLGEPAVLGRLREDEGTWVQVSLLHFVPTREANGHRLGCQAAFPNTTLQFEGYASLDVKYPPVIVEMNSSVEAIEGSHVSLVCGADSNPLPLLTWMRDGTVLREAVAESLYLELEEVTPAEDGVYACLAENTYGQDNRTVELSVMYAPWKPTVNGTMVAVEGETVSILCSTQSNPDPILTIFKEKQILATVIYESELQLELPAVTPEDDGEYWCVAENQFGQRATAFNLSVEFAPVILLESHCAAARDTVQCLCVVKANPEPSVAFELPSRNVTVNETEREFVYSERSGLLLTSILTLRGQAQAPPRVICTSRNLYGTKSLELPFQGAHRLMWAKIGPVGAVVAFAILIAIVCYVTQTRRKKNVTESPSFSAGDNPPVLFSSDFRISGAPEKYESEKRLGAERRLLGLRGEPPELGLSYSHSDLGKRPTKDSYTLTEELAEYAEIRVK; this is encoded by the exons ATGATATTCCTCACGGCGCTGCCCCTGTTTTGGATTATGATTTCAG CCTCCCGTGGGGGTCACTGGGGTGCCTGGATGCCCTCGTCCATCTCCGCCTTCGAGGGCACCTGTGTCTCCATCCCCTGCCGCTTCGACTTCCCCGATGAGCTGCGGCCCGCCGTGGTGCATGGCGTCTGGTACTTCAACAGCCCCTACCCCAAGAACTACCCGCCGGTGGTCTTCAAGTCCCGCACGCAAGTCGTCCACGAGAGCTTCCAGGGCCGCAGCCGCCTGCTGGGGGACCTGGGCCTGCGCAACTGCACCCTGCTCCTCAGCACCCTCAGCCCCGAGCTGGGCGGCAAGTACTACTTCCGCGGGGACCTGGGGGGCTACAACCAGTACACCTTCTCAGAGCACAGCGTGCTGGACATCATCA ACACCCCCAACATCGTCGTGCCCCCCGAGGTGGTGGCGGGCACGGAAGTGGAGGTGAGCTGCATGGTGCCGGACAACTGCCCAGAGctgcggccagagctgagctggctgGGCCACGAGGGCCTGGGGGAGCCGGCCGTGCTGGGGCGGCTGCGGGAAGACGAAGGCACCTGGGTCCAGGTGTCGCTGCTCCACTTCGTGCCCACCAGGGAGGCCAACGGCCACCGGCTGGGCTGCCAGGCCGCCTTCCCCAACACCACCCTGCAGTTCGAGGGCTACGCCAGCCTGGACGTCAAGT ACCCTCCTGTGATTGTGGAGATGAACTCCTCGGTGGAGGCCATCGAGGGCTCGCACGTCAGCCTGGTCTGTGGGGCGGACAGCAACCCGCTGCCGCTGCTCACCTGGATGCGGGACGGGACGGTGCTGCGGGAGGCGGTGGCCGAGAGCCTGTACTTGGAGCTGGAGGAGGTGACGCCGGCGGAGGACGGCGTCTACGCCTGCCTGGCAGAGAACACCTACGGCCAGGACAACCGCACCGTGGAGCTCAGCGTGATGT ATGCACCCTGGAAGCCGACAGTGAACGGGACGATGGTGGCCGTGGAGGGGGAGACGGTCTCCATCCTGTGCTCCACCCAGAGCAACCCAGACCCCATCCTGACCATCTTCAAGGAGAAGCAGATCCTGGCCACCGTCATCTACGAGAGcgagctgcagctggagctgccGGCGGTCACCCCCGAGGATGACGGCGAGTACTGGTGCGTGGCCGAGAACCAGTTCGGCCAGAGGGCCACCGCCTTCAACCTGTCCGTGGAGT TTGCCCCCGTGATCCTCCTGGAGTCGCACTGTGCTGCGGCCCGCGACACGGTGCAGTGCCTGTGCGTGGTTAAAGCCAACCCGGAGCCGTCCGTGGCCTTCGAGCTGCCCTCACGCAACGTGACCGTGAACGAGACGGAGCGGGAGTTCGTGTACTCGGAGCGCAGCGGCCTCCTGCTCACCAGCATCCTCACGCTGCGGGggcaggcccaggccccgccccgggtcATTTGCACCTCCAGGAACCTGTACGgcaccaagagcctggagctgccGTTCCAGGGAGCCC ACCGGCTGATGTGGGCCAAGATTGGGCCTGTGGGAGCCGTGGTCGCCTTTGCCATCTTAATCGCCATCGTCTGCTACGTCACCCAGACCCGCAGGAA GAAGAATGTGACGGAGAGCCCCAGCTTCTCGGCGGGGGACAACCCTCCCGTCCTGTTCAGCAGCGACTTCCGCATCTCTGGGGCCCCCGAGAAGTATGAG AGCGAGAAGCGCCTGGGAGCTGAGAGGAGGCTGCTGGGCCTGCGTGGGGAGCCCCCGGAGCTGGGCCTGAGCTACTCCCACTCGGACCTGGGCAAACGGCCCACCAAGGACAGCTACACCCTGACGGAGGAGCTGGCCGAGTACGCCGAGATCCGGGTCAAGTGA